In Musa acuminata AAA Group cultivar baxijiao chromosome BXJ3-9, Cavendish_Baxijiao_AAA, whole genome shotgun sequence, a single genomic region encodes these proteins:
- the LOC103996744 gene encoding glyceraldehyde-3-phosphate dehydrogenase 2, cytosolic, whose protein sequence is MGKIKIGINGFGRIGRLVARVALQSSDVELVAVNDPFITTDYMTYMFKYDTVHGQWKHHDVKVKDSKTLLFGEKEVTVFGLRNPEEIPWGETGAEYVVESTGVFTDKDKAAAHLKGGAKKVIISAPSKDAPMFVVGVNEHEYKPDIDIVSNASCTTNCLAPLAKVVHDRFGIIEGLMTTVHAITATQKTVDGPSSKDWRGGRAASFNIIPSSTGAAKAVGKVLPALNGKLTGMAFRVPTVNVSVVDLTVRIEKAATYDQIKTAIKEESEGKLKGILGYADEDLVSMDFVGDNRSSIFDAKAGISLNEHFVKLVAWYDNEWGYSSRVVDLIRHMATTK, encoded by the exons ATGG GCAAGATCAAGATCGGGATCAATG GGTTCGGAAGGATCGGGCGATTGGTGGCGAGAGTGGCTCTCCAGAGCAGCGACGTGGAGCTCGTCGCTGTTAACGATCCTTTCATCACCACTGATTACATG ACGTACATGTTTAAGTATGACACCGTGCATGGTCAATGGAAACACCACGATGTGAAGGTTAAGGATTCCAAGACACTTCTCTTTGGTGAAAAGGAAGTCACTGTTTTTGGACTTCG GAACCCTGAGGAGATCCCATGGGGTGAGACTGGTGCTGAGTATGTTGTTGAGTCAACTGGAGTTTTCACTGACAAGGACAAGGCTGCTGCACATTTGAAG GGTGGTGCAAAGAAGGTGATCATTAGTGCTCCTAGCAAAGATGCTCCCATGTTTGTGGTGGGCGTGAACGAGCATGAGTACAAGCCGGATATTGACATAGTCTCCAATGCCAGCTGCACCACTAACTGCCTGGCTCCCCTAGCTAAG GTTGTCCATGATAGATTTGGTATCATTGAGGGGTTGATGACCACAGTACACGCAATTACTG CTACCCAAAAGACTGTTGATGGACCCTCTAGCAAGGACTGGAGGGGTGGAAGGGCAGCTAGTTTTAACATCATACCGAGTAGCACTGGAGCTGCCAAG GCTGTTGGGAAAGTTCTCCCTGCTTTGAATGGGAAACTGACGGGGATGGCTTTCCGTGTTCCTACTGTGAATGTCTCTGTGGTGGATCTCACTGTTAGGATTGAGAAGGCTGCAACATACGATCAGATAAAAACAGCGATCAA GGAAGAATCCGAGGGCAAGCTGAAAGGAATCTTGGGTTATGCTGATGAGGACTTGGTTTCGATGGACTTTGTTGGTGATAACAG GTCGAGCATTTTTGACGCCAAAGCTGGGATTTCTTTGAATGAACATTTTGTTAAGCTCGTGGCTTGGTACGATAACGAATGGGGTTACAG CTCGCGTGTGGTCGATCTGATTCGTCACATGGCTACCACCAAGTGA
- the LOC103996745 gene encoding uncharacterized protein LOC103996745 — MPQMKDFEALVCGGGGGDTKVACETQIEAPPLPPPDDHDLPPESMVARVGSGRDLFWGEVGGGAVYERDDSTKGNTNPKAQAQQQQQHAKPNYKPRSSSQRLSGGLQSKPPIIGIPGKIQHHSGYLGRSVRRPANGRIFPKKLARPGGDGGGRRKSAVPDEDPGSPKVSCIGKVLSERERDRCRRQRRLSPSEEEEKVGRVESSGCWASLSAVICCGDGERQAGSVTRQTTKGDSPAKTAAERRTTGEPAKEPPGLAAMKRFASVRRPESWGVDLRPLDREAAECGRRRSVGSLEDAQLEWLADGSASV; from the coding sequence ATGCCGCAAATGAAAGACTTCGAAGCCCTCgtttgcggcggcggcggcggcgacaccAAGGTGGCCTGCGAAACCCAGATCGAAGCACCGCCGCTGCCCCCGCCGGACGACCACGACCTCCCGCCGGAGTCGATGGTGGCGCGGGTCGGCAGCGGCCGGGACCTGTTCTGGGGCGAGGTGGGCGGCGGCGCCGTTTACGAGCGCGACGACTCGACCAAAGGGAACACAAACCCCAAGGCGCaggcgcagcagcagcagcagcacgccAAACCCAACTACAAGCCCCGATCCAGCTCGCAGCGCTTATCCGGTGGCCTCCAGTCCAAGCCCCCCATCATCGGCATCCCCGGCAAGATCCAGCACCACTCCGGCTACCTCGGCCGTAGCGTCCGTCGCCCCGCCAACGGCCGCATCTTCCCCAAGAAGCTCGCTCGCCCCGGAGGCGACGGTGGCGGACGGCGCAAGTCCGCTGTGCCCGACGAAGACCCGGGGTCGCCCAAGGTGTCTTGCATCGGGAAGGTCCTGTCCGAAAGGGAGCGGGACCGGTGCCGGAGGCAGCGCCGTCTATCGCCgagtgaggaggaggagaaggttggGAGGGTGGAGTCCTCTGGGTGCTGGGCGAGCCTATCGGCGGTGATCTGCTGCGGCGACGGGGAGCGGCAGGCCGGAAGCGTTACGAGGCAGACCACGAAGGGGGATTCACCGGCGAAGACAGCGGCGGAGAGGAGGACCACAGGGGAGCCGGCGAAGGAGCCGCCGGGGCTTGCGGCGATGAAGCGGTTCGCGTCAGTGCGGCGGCCGGAGTCATGGGGGGTGGATCTGAGGCCGTTGGACCGGGAGGCGGCTGAGTGCGGGAGGCGACGGTCTGTTGGATCGCTGGAGGACGCGCAGCTGGAGTGGCTGGCCGACGGGTCCGCCTCCGTGTGA
- the LOC103996746 gene encoding small ribosomal subunit protein uS11y encodes MSGRKKTREPKEENVTLGPAVREGEQVFGVAHIFASFNDTFIHVTDLSGRETLVRITGGMKVKADRDESSPYAAMLAAQDVAQRCKELGITALHIKLRATGGNKTKTPGPGAQSALRALARSGMKIGRIEDVTPIPTDSTRRKGGRRGRRL; translated from the exons ATG TCTGGCAGAAAGAAGACTAGGGAGCCCAAAGAGGAAAATGTGACGCTTGGGCCGGCTGTACGAGAAGGGGAGCAAGTGTTCGGTGTCGCTCACATCTTTGCATCATTCAATGACACTTTCATT CATGTTACAGATCTGTCTGGGAGGGAAACACTTGTTCGTATTACAG GTGGTATGAAGGTTAAAGCTGACAGGGATGAATCATCTCCATATGCAGCCATGCTTGCAGCACAAGATGTTGCACAGAGATGCAAG GAACTTGGTATTACTGCCTTGCATATTAAGCTGCGAGCTACTGGTGGGAATAAGACGAAAACTCCTGGTCCTGGTGCTCAATCTGCTCTCAGAGCACTTGCTCGCTCTGGAATGAAAATTGGCCGTATTG AGGATGTAACGCCGATCCCCACAGACAGCACCCGCAGAAAGggtggaagaagaggaaggagactGTAG